One stretch of Cohnella algarum DNA includes these proteins:
- a CDS encoding BofC C-terminal domain-containing protein — MFGIRLKNLKKRLKRQRRPIWSLGVWAGAVLAATLAGAYLSYQYVSGWTAIAPGHGGDLPVWSDNSPSLYEDETTPRGQTMAVLAKREGEVEIVLHRVYLCGEESRKLGRHTTLETIELLKAHREWSASFDQSGRVVMEESVDDLSPACRKTATIGMDEDGNLSLYDGPPRKENAIRTFFQLDVGSLESSLSKERLKELTQGIRVTDRDEFNSVLSTFSDFARQKTADVMTPVNGTEH; from the coding sequence GTGTTCGGCATAAGGCTGAAAAATTTAAAGAAGCGTCTGAAACGTCAACGCAGGCCGATTTGGTCTTTGGGCGTGTGGGCGGGGGCTGTCCTTGCGGCAACCCTCGCCGGCGCCTATCTTTCGTATCAATACGTGAGCGGTTGGACGGCCATAGCTCCCGGTCATGGAGGCGACCTGCCGGTTTGGTCGGACAACTCCCCCTCCTTGTACGAGGACGAAACGACGCCTAGAGGTCAGACGATGGCGGTGTTAGCCAAACGGGAAGGCGAAGTGGAAATCGTTTTGCATCGCGTCTATTTGTGCGGAGAAGAATCCCGAAAGCTCGGGCGGCATACGACGCTGGAAACGATCGAGCTGCTGAAAGCGCATCGGGAATGGAGCGCTTCTTTTGATCAAAGCGGACGAGTCGTGATGGAGGAATCCGTCGACGATCTTTCGCCCGCTTGCCGCAAAACGGCGACGATCGGCATGGATGAAGACGGCAATCTGTCCCTGTACGACGGTCCGCCGCGGAAGGAAAACGCGATTCGGACTTTTTTCCAACTCGATGTCGGTTCGCTTGAAAGCAGCTTGTCCAAGGAGCGGCTAAAGGAATTGACGCAAGGCATTCGCGTGACCGACCGCGATGAATTCAACAGCGTGCTGTCGACGTTCAGCGACTTTGCCCGGCAAAAAACGGCCGATGTGATGACGCCGGTGAACGGAACGGAACATTAA